ctgggaattgaactgggattaaGGCAGATGCCCTCATAGCTGCACTATCATCTTGgctatgattattattattactatttggagGTTGTTGCCCcattcagcagtgcttagtgTTTATTTTTCAATCTGCAATAGTCCAAACAAACAGGCTCTCTGTCCCCTGGAGGATTTGTATGGGATTGGGATCAAAGTCACGGCATGTGCCCACATCAGCACCCACGAGTCAACACATTCTGGAGATTTGCATATTATTTAATTTGAAGTTAGTCATacattgtaaaaatataaaaacgcTTTGGTGAAACACATTTAACATCAACAAGTTGAAAAGTCACATAAATGATTGCGTTGGACATGCCTATACAGACATGAAGCTGCATTGCTGAGTCTACCTTGTCTGCAGTGATCCAATGCATGTGTTTTATATGTTTCCTTTTTTGGACGAGTATCTTGGACTACACATGGTGGTTTTAAAGGTACTCCTAGATTTTTATTCATAAAGTCATTCTTTGGAGGGGTGAAAGACcctaaggaatgccagggatcaaactcagctctggtgtgtgcaaggcaagcaccttacaatTGTACTATGACTCAGAGCTCCTTATCAGCTCATGCTGTAGAAAGGAGCCCCAAGAAAGGTTTCCAATCATGGCAGAATGTGTCCTGGCTTCTCTAGGAGTCTAAAGAGGATCAAAATCTACCTATTttggccagagctatagcacagcaccAAGACATTtgcctgccccaaaacaaaaccaaaaccaaatcactTTTAGAGTCGCATCTAATCCATGTGCTTGTAGAAAATCCTGCAAATTCCTAAGGACAAGGGAGGCTGAATTGGGgccagtgaccccccccccaccaggctGCAAGGTGCGTTCATACTGAAGACAAGGCCAGGCCCAGGAGCATCCACAACTGCACATGTGTTGGAGACAAACACACATCTTCATTCTGTCAGGAGCCTTTGGGGGGCTCAGCCTGGCCTGTGGCTCCCCCACGCCTGCAGGACACAAGGTCTCAGGATACCGCCTGCCCTCTGCTCTTTGGGTGCAGGGTGCAGGGCcattccttacctgctgtagtaGACCCAGGTGAGGCCGTAGGTTAGCAGGAAGCCAGCCCCCATTAGGGTGCCTCTGATCAGCATCAGCACCAGCTGCGAGGAGCCCCAAGATTCAGATCTGCTATTAGTGAGGGACTCtgaggagaaaggggagaaagtatcTTCAGCTCAGACACAGGCAGCACCCACACATCTGCCCCACCCCAAACCTACCCCTTGAGTCCACACCCACAGATTCCATTGCTCTGCCCAGTTCCATTTTTTTCCATGAAGGTCCCGCCCTGCTCCTCTATGGCCTCTTAGCCCCCTCCCCGCCCCAACCTGGCATAGAGAGCCTGACAGAGACTGTCTGAGTGCCCAGGTAGTTTCGAGCCTGGCAGATGAACTCTGCATCTTCCTGGGACTCCGCCAAATGCATCTCCAGTGTGGCCATGTTCTGGGGGACTGCTTCATTCTCGGGGGTGGTGTGGTTCCCTGAGGTGGTGGCCTTTGAAAGGACAATGTCAGTCCCCAGGGACACAGGTATCCAGCTCATCTCTGCTGGGGGGTTGCTGTCTGCTCTGCAGAGAAGCTGCACGCTCTGGGCCCCCGGCCCTGGAAGGATGGAGAGTAGAGATGCACAAGTTGGACAAACACACAAACTGGCATACACACAACCACAGAGGTGAAATGAACCATAACAGACACACATGTGCACATACCTGCCCCAAGCCTTTGGGAAATAGATTCTAGGTTAGGTCTAAGAGCTAATGTGGTGAAATGGGGCTTTTGCGGGCATGAGGGGAGCCTTCGGGACACCCAGGAGAACAACAGGGTGAAGAACTACTGGGTTATCAGCATGTGCCCAAAATCCAGTCCCTAAGGACCTGCGTACCTGAGGTGGCTCTGAAGGAGACATGTGTGCTGAGGTTCTGTGGGGCATCTGGGCACAGAGAGAAGCATCAAAAGTGAGGTGAGGGTGTGGACAAGAGCCCCAATACTAATTTCCCCCAAGATCAGATTCATGCAGAGGGTCTCCAAGCTGCAACATCCCTGCTCACTCATTCCCTCTACATGGACGGTGCCCCACACTTGCTAAGCCGCCCACTGCCAGGCTCCATACTTCTGGTAACCCCACTGTTCTACCCCACATCAGGGACCCCAGGTCCCCACTCACAGAACACGGTGAGTTGAATGGTTCCCTCAGTGCTCTCCCCCGTGCTCAGGACTGTCACCCGACAGCTGAGGTTTCTGCCATGGTCCTGGGGCCCTGGGGTGAGGCTGAGCTCCGAAGAGGCCTCTGTGTGGGGGTTGATCATCTCGACAGCCCAAGAGAAACTGAGGTTCGTTTGGTTGCAGGCTCCTGGCAGGATGCAGATGAGAGTCCCAGCGCGGCCTGACACCAGAGGCTCAGAAATGTGGATAGTTGGTTTCTGTGTCAGTGCTGAAGACACGGGGCACAGGTCCCCCTGTGGGAACCAGTCAGGTTTTCAACAGACCCATCCTCTCCCCTGAACCTACCTTTCACCTGGATATGTAGTTGTTGGTGCTGTTCTTTGAAACTATGTGCCACTCTTCCACTCTCCACCCGGAAGAAGTATGTGTCATTGTCCGACCTCCTGACAtcactgatgctcagggagcAATTTTGGGAATAGTAGCTGCTGAAGAGGTGGAATCGGCCCTGGGTGTCGCTGCtcacttttctctctccattGCTCGTGGCCACAGGAGGGTCGTACCTTACATCAGCCTCTTTCCTGAACCAGTAGCCATCGAAGTAAGGGTTCTTCCTAAGGTCATGGTGGTAGAAAGTGCAGGGTACATGGGCACACAGCCCCTCCTGCACCTCCACATCCTGAACCTTCAGCCAGTATCGTTGATCCTGCTGTGCCAGCCCTGGAGGGGACATGTTCAGAGATGTTCAGCCCTGCTCCCAGCATTCCTCCCTACCACAGGCTCAACTGGGAACAGGCTCCTCTGTGGAGCTCCAGGAGGAGACCCTTGGCCTCCCCTGATGCCCTTTCCCCCACTCACCCCCACACAGCAGAAGGAGACACATCAGCAGGCAGGGGGGACCCAAGTTTGCACCTGCCATGGCAGAGCCTGTGTGTTGGGTCTGGCTGTCATGAAGCAAACAGCCAGATTGT
This window of the Suncus etruscus isolate mSunEtr1 chromosome 14, mSunEtr1.pri.cur, whole genome shotgun sequence genome carries:
- the LOC126028653 gene encoding sialic acid-binding Ig-like lectin 14 is translated as MINPNTETSSELSVTPGLQDQGRNLSCRVTVLSTGKSTEGTVQLNVFYAPQNLSTHVSFRATSGLAQQDQRYWLKVQDVEVQEGLCAHVPCTFYHHDLRKNPYFDGYWFRKEADVRYDPPVATSNGERKVSSDTQGRFHLFSSYYSQNCSLSISDVRRSDNDTYFFRVESGRVAHSFKEQHQQLHIQVKGACNQTNLSFSWAVEMINPHTEASSELSLTPGPQDHGRNLSCRVTVLSTGESTEGTIQLTVFYAPQNLSTHVSFRATSGPGAQSVQLLCRADSNPPAEMSWIPVSLGTDIVLSKATTSGNHTTPENEAVPQNMATLEMHLAESQEDAEFICQARNYLGTQTVSVRLSMPESLTNSRSESWGSSQLVLMLIRGTLMGAGFLLTYGLTWVYYSRRGGATGQAEPPKGS